In the Hemitrygon akajei chromosome 7, sHemAka1.3, whole genome shotgun sequence genome, one interval contains:
- the LOC140729957 gene encoding interferon-inducible GTPase 5-like — MAGIHYNSGLAAADLHEGEKSLQSVVKSKSKQFTNVLLRIAIMGESATGKSTLINALLGLEENDEGTSPVICTENATGITSYPHPTLPNVQYYDFPGLNTPWFPLQKLMKETKFTQYDLFIIVTDGRFAESDQLLAKLLKKVGKQFYLVRSKIDDTVRSESRKKSYNQEEMLQRVRKEYTSSLQASEVQNPRVFLCSAFNPDWYDFPALRETVVSNLSEAQKSLYLAALPYTSDVALQRKRNVLQRYVLILSVMSGVIGAVNMLFCPLPSDLVIIALGIQFCRRYMGLDNRSLDKLAERVGTSVPELWNDIEHKFLFGDTTMEDLMLIMPVALVLSGAKWHMGANWLFGPILGSIVGGTLSFGLTLLMLKNSLDVMVESAETIMQNAEAAASTVPSKGESY; from the coding sequence ATGGCTGGCATTCACTACAACTCAGGGCTGGCGGCTGCTGATCTCCATGAAGGTGAGAAGAGTCTCCAATCAGTAGTCAAGAGCAAATCAAAGCAGTTCACCAATGTACTCCTTCGGATTGCGATAATGGGTGAATCTGCGACGGGAAAATCAACACTTATCAATGCTCTGCTTGGGTTGGAGGAAAATGATGAAGGGACCTCCCCAGTCATCTGTACAGAGAATGCTACTGGAATAACATCTTACCCCCATCCTACCCTCCCTAACGTCCAGTACTATGACTTCCCTGGGCTGAACACGCCCTGGTTCCCATTGCAAAAGTTAATGAAGGAGACGAAGTTTACCCAGTATGATTTGTTCATCATTGTAACCGATGGTCGGTTTGCGGAGAGTGACCAGTTACTCGCCAAGCTGCTGAAGAAGGTGGGTAAACAATTCTATCTGGTGCGGTCCAAGATCGACGACACTGTCAGGTCGGAGAGCCGGAAGAAGAGTTACAACCAGGAAGAGATGCtccagagagtgaggaaagagtaCACCTCCTCACTACAGGCATCAGAAGTACAGAATCCCCGAGTTTTCCTCTGTTCCGCATTTAATCCGGATTGGTACGATTTTCCTGCGTTAAGGGAAACCGTGGTGTCCAATCTATCAGAAGCACAGAAGAGTTTGTACCTGGCGGCGCTCCCCTACACATCCGATGTGGCTTTACAGAGAAAACGTAATGTTCTACAGCGTTACGTGCTGATTCTGTCCGTCATGTCAGGGGTTATCGGTGCAGTTAACATGCTGTTTTGTCCACTTCCCTCTGACCTGGTTATCATTGCCTTGGGTATCCAATTCTGTCGGAGGTATATGGGTCTGGACAATAGGTCCCTCGACAAACTGGCTGAGAGAGTGGGGACAAGTGTGCCGGAGCTGTGGAATGACATAGAGCACAAATTTCTGTTTGGGGATACCACCATGGAGGATCTAATGCTGATAATGCCGGTGGCACTGGTACTTTCCGGGGCCAAATGGCACATGGGAGCCAACTGGCTCTTTGGGCCCATTCTCGGTTCCATTGTGGGTGGCACACTGTCCTTTGGCCTGACGCTACTGATGCTGAAAAATTCACTGGATGTAATGGTTGAGTCAGCTGAAACAATCATGCAAAATGCAGAGGCAGCAGCTTCTACAGTTCCGAGTAAAGGTGAAAGTTACTAA